The region CTCACAGACAAGGAAATGCCCAgactgggattcgaacccaggcagTGAAGCACCAGCATTTGTGATTTAACCACTGCCTTATCTTGCTATTGGCTCCTTGAAGCcaagcacattttttttccttttttttgcttgTGAAGCCATATGGGACTGTTCTTTCTGATCTGTCTGTCTGTGTCAATCCTAGAGAAGccctgaagaaaatgaaggatgTGTATGAGAAGACACCCCAGATGGGGGACCCTGCCAGCTTGGAGCCCCGGATCACGGAAACCCTGAACAACATTGAACGGCTGAAATTGGAAGTGCACAAGTATGAGGTCAGGGAAgaccctggggaggggtgggggccagCGGGCCTAGCTGAGTCACTTccttggcggggtggggggggcagggacagggaggtGTTCGGTGGGGGTGGTGCCCCAGCTGTTTCTCATCACAGCCTTGGGTGTGCATGGGTGATCTCAGGAAACCTCCAGGCCCAGGACGGGCTGACCCCGGAGCCCTGCCCTGGAATTGACTGTGACTCCCTCCTCTCAGGCTTGGCTGGCGGAAGCCGAGAGCCGGGTCCTGAGCAACCGGGGGGACAGCCTGGGCCGCCACACCCGGCCTCCAGAGCCCCCAGCCAGCGCCCCACCAGACAGCAGCACCAACAGCAGACCGCAGGATGACAAGGAGAGGTGAGTGTGGAGGCCAGAGTGGGTCTGGCCCCAGGACCTGGGAGGCTTGTCCTGACCTGCTTTGCTCTCTCCAACCAGCTCTGAAGAGCCCCTCTCCGAGGAGGGTCAGGATGCCCCCATCTACACGGAGTTTGATGAGGATTTTGAGGAGCCGGCATCCCCCATAGGTCACTGTGTGGCCATATACCACTTTGAAGGTGAGGACAGCTTGTGTGTCCCATCAGCTGCTTAGGGGGTGGGCGGTGTTTTTGGCTAGATTTGTGTTTACCTGCACCTGAAGCAGATCTGAGCCTACTGCCCCTCCCACGACAGGGTCCAGCGAGGGCACCATCTCCATGGCCGAGGGTGAAGACCTCAGTCTCATGGAGGAGGACAAAGGCGATGGCTGGACCCGGGTCAGGCGGAAACAGGGAGGTGAGGGCTATGTGCCCACCTCCTACCTCCGTGTCACGCTCAGCTGAACCCTGCCACAGGCGGGAAGAAGGGGGCTGTTGGCTGCTGCTTCTGGGCCACGGGGGGCCCCAGGACCTACGCACTTTATTTCTGCCCCCGTGGCTTCAGCTGAGACCTGTGTAAcctgctgccccccgccccccaacccacTCCTCATCCCAGACGGACTCGCTGTGCCTTCTACCATTGATGTACATACTCGTGTTTCAAATCTTTTCTTCCTGCCGCTGGGCTAGggccattttgttttatataaaaaaattctataaagctTTTGGAGTCTGTGCTTTATTGGTAGATTTACATACTGGGGCTGGATATGCAAATGCCAGCCTCCTTCCTGGCCACGGAGAGAATGAAGAAGGGGAGGTAAACTCGGGCACACCTTGGACAAAACTTCCGTGGAGTTGGGTGCTTGTCTGTGACTTCAGTATGGGAAGAAAAGCACCAAACATCCTTTGTGTTTACCACAGCTTTACTGAGAAAAGGTAGTGTTTagcacctgctgtgtaccaggcatTCTCCACCCATGATATCTGAACACAGCTTTAATCCCCCATGAAAACCCCTAGAAAGTACACGGCCTCCCTTTTACGTGGAAGgcaagcacagagaggttgagccATTTGCTAGAAGTCACACAGCtcttaaaaaagcatttgaacTCTGGCTTCTGAGTAAGAGATCTGCAAGTTCTCTTGCCATTAAAAGCCTCATGTTGCCCATTTGTCAGAtaggtgtgtgggggtgggaggtgggataGGGCCTCCAGACACCTGGATTTTCTAACGTGAGGGAGGAGGCTGTCCCTCACCCTAGGATCCACGTACACTTCTAGGGATACAGTATGAGTTTTTGCAAATCTGTGAGGCAGAATGTGGGTTCCCACTGCGATTGGCTATGTGAACAGCTTGGGGCAACTTCCTTGGTGTCTGCCGGGGTTCCCCAAAGCCTGGGTGTCCCAGGAAGAAGGGGTTCTGTGCTTTCAAACATCCGGCTCAAGGCGCTGCGAAAGGACACTGAGGACGCGCTGGAACTTCTCGAGACGTGTGGCTTGCGGCGCCCCCACGCCTCGGCTTCCCCAGAGGAGCCTCTGCACGAAGCCTGTGGTCAGGGCCTCCCTCAGCTGCGGGTTTGGCCGGAATCCTAGGGGCGGggccaggagggctgggggcggggtcCAGGCCCCTGCCTCGCCCCACCCTGCACCTGCCTTCTCCCCTCAGAACTTTGTCCCAGCAGAGACTGTGGAGGGACTCTGCCCAGAAGCTCTGCACAACTGGGCGGGGTTCACGGGGAGGGGGCGCTCTGAGTCTCcgcaggactgggggtggggcggcCAAGGAGCTCGGCGGAAGCATACTGTGCCAGGCTGCATGCGGGCAGTCTGTTCCAGTGCGTGatgctggggggggggaaggggctgtGCCTGGGGATGAAGCCACTTGAGGGGCAAGATTTGGAGTCTGGGCCGCCCAGTGCGACACATTTTGGGGGAGATTGAGCCATGTTGGAGAGAGAGGAGTGCTTAGGTCACCAGCGAAAGCGGAATAAGCCAGGTTGGGGATTCTGGAGGCCGGGCTGTCCCTGGACGGGAGGAAGGTTTGGCTCTGAACGCAGCGGGGGCGCTGTTTTACCAGGTTGAAGAACTGACTCATCTTGGAGAGAGCTAGGCCTTGTTGGAGGGGACCGAGATCCTCTGGGGGCAGGGCCGGTTCAGgtgggagcgggggtggggggcgtgcgGGCAGGGAGTGGGAATCTGTGGACGTGGCTCTGGGGCCGGGGGCCAACCCTTTTGGGGTGGAGAGCACTATTCCCTGTCAACACTGTTGGCAGCGACTCGGACTTGGGGTGAGAACTCCCCGGGGGCCAGGCCGTCCCAGTTTGGGTGGGACTCTGGGAGGCGTGGCGGGAGGCTCTGGTCCCTGGCCTGGTGGGTTTTTGGGTACCCGGTTAGAGCATGCGGGGTGCTCGGGAAGTCGGGACCGTCTggcagcagggagcagaggggagcaCTCACCTCGTAGGCGCCGGGCGGCTGCCTCACGGAACTTGGGCGCGTCCCGGGCCATCTGACGCGCCCGGTGCAGGGTGCGCAGCAGCCGCTCGCAGCTCTCGTCCAGCGGCCCCGGGAGCTCCTCGCCCTCCAGCAGGCGCACAGCGGGGACCACGTGCGGCAGCGCCACCTCGCCCGGCTCGCAGGGTCCTGTGCGGGGAAGGGCCCTGAGTTAGGCTTGGGGCTGAAGATGGGGCCTAGGGTGAAGAGGTTGGGAGACTCGGTCGAGGCCGACCCTAGGGGTGGAAGCCCAGAAACATTGGTTCCAGCTTAGCACAGAGCAGGACTGGGTCCGGGGCGAGGCCTAGGGCGGGGGCGGAGCCCAGGACAGAAACAGAGGCGGGGCCCAGGGTTTGGGCGCTCCCGGACCGAGCCGGACGCAAAGGGCGGGGCCTAGAGCGAAGAGGGTGGAGTCTATGGTGAAGGGACTTGACGTGCTGGGCCTAGGGCTGGATTCGGATTCTGGTTGGAGCGGGTGTCGAGCGCCAGGCGATGCCACTCACCGGCGCCCTCATCCAGTGCCCGCATCAGCGGCTTCAGCTCCTGCTCGAAGGCCAGCGCAGCCTCGGTGTGGCTCCTTCTGAGTTGGCGCCACGTGCGTTCCAGCCGGGACACCTGGGGGAGGAGTCTTGAACATGGggcctcttccctctttcccatcAGCAGCACTCAGGCTTTCTCCATATTTCTGCTCCCCACGCACCTGTGGCATGAGCAGGGCGCCCATGACCGCGGCCAGTCCAGGCAGGTCCCCGGCCGCCCCTGGCCGCAGCGCCAATGCCAGTTCCACCAGGCCCCTTAGGGTGGCCGCGCGCTCCTCCAGCGGCCCCGCGCAGCCCAGCACGGCCAGCGCCCCCGCCAGCGCCAGCGCCTCGTGTCTGTGGAGGTGGAGAGCAAGGGTCTGAAGGCAGTGGGAGGTTTGTAACTCTGAGGTGAGGGGCGTGGTGGGGGAGTAGCTTTGCCCATCTCACCTCCCCCCTGGGCGGTCCTTGAATGGGGGGAGGCTTGAAGACCCTGGGGATTCCAGGTGGCTGGCTCACCTCTCCAGAAGTTCCAACCTCAAGCGATGCCCATGGGGAAGTGTGAGCAGCTCCAGGCCAGAGGCGACCCCCATGGCACCCCGCTGAGCCTTGGTCACTCCTAGGAGGCCTGTAGCCTGGGCAGGGGGGTTAGTGGGGACGTCAACCGAGCAGAATGAGTATATGGGTGTGAGGTGCTGTTGGGCCTTGGCCCGGCTTCAGCCCCTGTCTGGGGAGGAGTGACCAGGTAGGTGACCCACCTGGCAGTCTACCAATAATAGGTGCAGGGCCGTGCTCCCAGGATGGTGCTCCAGGAATAGGTCACGGAGAGTACTCAGGACTTTGGGTTCCAGGGGCCGATTCTGGGGGCCCAGGAGGCAGAAGGGGTTGTTAGGGGGCCAGAAAGAGACCTCGGCCTTTGGTCTTGCAAAACTtctgttctcttcctcctcttctttgttGGCTTCCCACCATGGTGGGGCCTCTGTCTCTGGGCTGCCGTGGCCTGGGGGGGTTCCCTGGGCACTGGGCACTCGGGGCACCAGCTCACAGTACGTTGGGGGGCGTCCAGACGCATCATGCAGCAACAGTGAGGGTGTTCGAGGTGGTTTGGTGGGTGCCTTGGCATGAAGCTGCCCATCGGAGGCCCTGAGGCTGTCAATAACACACCCCAGAGAAGCTGGGGTCTTCAGCAACATGGGGTCACTACCCATCCGAGGGAGGGCACATATGGGCACAGCGGAGTCTCCTAGGGATCAAACAAGAGGGAGTGAAGGGAGTacacagagaagaaagccagatggggtggggggcttcaTGGGCTACCAACCTTCTGGTTCATCAAGTCAATAACTGGGTATCTTGGTGTGGCTTTGAACTTAAAACTTCACCAATATAAATGCTACACACTTATCAGTGGtctgaaaatgaactttttttttgacACTTACATATGAATTCTGAATGCTACAGTTTAAAtttgaattctttgtttttgCCCCTCTGATTGAAGATGGTAAGCACTGATGTacaaaactaaaatagaaaaaaagttattcaaaATTCGAAAAACTACAAAAGCATCAAAGAAACTGCATTTATCAAACTTTCAAATGATGTCTTTTGTTAAGTGTGTGGCATTTTTACTTCTGAGGTTATTAGAACTTAAAGCTGCACCCAGACTTTTGGGAGACACTGTATTTACTGAACATATAAATAGACCCTCTTATAGAGACTTAAAACCTTCCCATGGTTCTAGCTCACTCTGAGTAAAGGCCAAAGTCCTCACAGTAGCCAAAAAAGCTCCCCAAATCTGAGCTCCAGATGGTTCAGCCCCACTCACATCCTTTGGTTGAATGAACAGTTCAAGGTCTTGTTTTGGCCCCAGGACTGCACTGgccattccttctgcctgggcCACTCTCACCCTCCAGATATTCACGTCATTTCCTCCTTCACCTCTTTCAAATCTTTCTCCATGCAGCCTGTCCTGACTACTACTTAAAATTGTAATACTCCTACCCCCTATTCCCAATCTCCCTCtgttctacttttaaattttacccCAAAGCAGCCTCATTTTTTGTTGTCAATGTCCATCTTCCTCCAGTAGGACACTGGCACCACTTGGGCAGAGGTCTTTGTCTTTCTACTGAGTGTTACATCTCAGCACTTAGTACAGTGGCTGGCCGTGAGGACTTGTGATGAatggtgggaggggaggcagggccgATGGGGCACACAGGGCACAAGGAAAATCCTCCTTTAGGTAGGATGGCCAGGGTCAGCTACTTTGAGGAACTCAAGTTAAACGAGATGGAGTCAGTCAGGAAAAGATCAGGGGAATGGGCTTTTCCATGGCCAGAACAGCAAGTGCcaagaccctgaggcaggaacaagaccggctggagggaggagggggtgtggCAGGAGTTATGAGAGAGGTTAGCGGTGGTCAGACACACAGAGCTTCTGGGAATAATCCTAAACTCCCCCATTTTTAAGCCCCTACAAAGTGCCTGTGGATTTCCTAATCACCATGACAATTTTGAAAGTCTTGTCCCCAGTTTCCAAGAGGTTAAGTCACCTGCGCCATATCAGTCAGGCAGTGGGTGGCAGAGTAATCTCAGAGCCACGCGCTGTCTTGGTGGACCCTTACCTGGTCCAGGATGGTCTTCTCTTGACCGCCCCATGTGATCCAAACCTGCAGGCTGACTGTCACTCCGCTTCCTAGCCCTGGGGGACAGAGATGAGGGAGATGTGTAGTCCCACCCTGAGCAGGGCAGCCCCCACCGATGCCCAGAAAACCCCCTATCTAGTCACTCAGCACCAGTGGACCCCAACCAAGGTGATCTACCCCCACGGGAACACCTGACAGAGTCAGGAGACATCTTTTGCTTGTGACAACTAGGGGGTAGGGTGGAGAGGATTAGACAGGCACCCAGTAgatagagaccagggatgctgctcaacatcctacgATGCACAGCACAGCCCCCCGACAATTAATCCAGACCCAAATCAGCAGCGGTTAGTGCACAGGTGGAGAAACTCCGGGGGTATCAGGTGTCACTGGAGAGGTAGAGATCCTGTGATTACCTGGGCAACTCTATCCGAGCTGGGCTCCCTAGGAGGGTGTCCTCACTAAAGCTGCGTCGAATGGGTCCTTGCCGTATCACAGGCCTGGAGGCCACGGCCCCTGTGGCCTGGGACAGTGGACGCTGCCCAGTCACATAGCTGCGAACCAGGGAGGGCAGGCTTGGGAAACGTTCATCCTCCAGCTGAAAGAGAGCTGTGGGCCGGCCTGGCCGGGGACGCAAGGCCACACGGAGCACCTCGAAGTGTAGTGCTGAGCCCTGCCAGCGGCAGGAGATCACTGGGTGGCCCCCCTGGGACCTGGAGGCTCGAACCAAGAAGTCCCCATCTTGCTGCAGGAGGGCCTCAGCCTTCTGGGGGTGGAGGACAGGGGGTAGAGGGTTTAGCCATGAGCCCAGATCAGCAATTCATGGtgattccccacccccatccctctacccaaGAAAAGCCACCCCAGACACTGGGTGGTTTTGCCCCAAACCATTTCCTGTTTTCTCATGGGCACACCTCTGGAgtacatttcccaggctcccttgcagtTAGTCATCATCTGACACAATCTGGCCAATAGGATGAGGGCAGAAGAGTTGCCGGGAATGTCCCGACCTGGCTCAAAAAACCCTCCTGCACAATCCTACAGGTTCTGTCCCCTGTCTGTCAGGGGATGTCCCCAAAGCCCTGGTGGAAGGCAGAGCCACAAGACAGAAAGAGCTCGGGTCCTGACTGACTTCTGGAGCTCCACGTTCCCCACTCCTCAACCAGCTCGTACTGTAACATGAACAAGCCCATAAAGATCTGTTGTGTTTAGCCAGGGACACCATCTTGGGGGTGCTGCTAGCTGACACTGACTAATGGAACTTCCAACCTGAGTAAATGCACGAGGCTTGGTAAACAAACATGGCTTCAAAAAGTGCCCTTCGCTGGATCCTTCCAAACTGATTATGGCCTGGAAATCCtcctttataaaaatgttcaagCAGTCCTATGCCAGCCATGGTGGCTGGTGTTGAAACAGGGGCTGGGGGCCGCAACACCAGAGGGAGGCAAAGTGGAGTTGCTGATGGGAGCTGGGGACTGAACAATACATATGGTGGACACATGTAGCCTTTTCTACATGCCAAGCACTGCTGTGGGTATAAAACATaggaactcatttaatcctttacCGAGGTTAAGTGGTAGATaccatcatcctcattttacagatggggagactggggCCCAGATAGGTCAaataccttgcccaaggtcacacagaatgGAAGTTGTAGGACTGCGATTTTAACCACTAAGCAATGACGACTCTCATGGTTTGATTGGAtgcccagggtcccaggactCCTGAGGGTGACAAATGAGCTGGAGATGAGGGTGAGGAGATTTGGGTTAAGAGGGAGTGCTCAACACCAACAGAGCACTCCCTGTGTGCCAGGGCCTGTTCTAGACCCTGGAGACACAGTGATGAATGAGCCCAAGGCTCTGCCCCATGCTGTCTGGTGGGCAAGACACACAACAAATGCACATGAATGAAGAAGATAGATAATGTCTAAGAGTAATCACTGAAGGTGATAAAAGAGGGAGATGGGGCCCTGGTGGCCACAGGTGCCTGGGACCCAGATGGAGAGACAAGCAAAGCGAAGGAGTAGGGTTGGGGAGCATGCCATGATACCAACCAAGCTTCAAGACAGTCCCCAGACCCTCAGTCACCCCTTCCAATAGACCTTGACCATAAGTCCCTCAACCAGGACCCCAGCAGTCCTCAGAAGTCCCCAGGAGGTCAAGGGCGGGAGAGGCTCCCTATCAGATGGTGCTGAGGCCCTGCAGGAAGCAGAGATACCTGACGGGACAGGGGGCCGTGGTACCAGGGCTGGCTGGCAAAGTCCTCTCCATCCTGTTGCACCTGCATGGAGCTCTTGGGGGCAGAAGGTGCAGGGGCTGAACTCTGTACTTTCAACAGTCCTCAGtcttccacatctgtaaaatgggaataattattcCTGCATCCTAAGCTTCCTAAGTGGCTGGGTCAGCTCTTCCTTCCATGTTCCTCTTAGTTTTAGAGACAGCAGCCTGCATCCTATCAAACTTAAAatgcaactctctctctctctcaacatatTCTAACACGTAAACATATTCtaaacatataacatataaacatATTCTAAATTAAACAAGTCACTTATAGTCAAAAATATATGTACACtagattttgtttatatatatatatatgctagaTTCATATATACACCTCATATAAAATTgggctatgattttttttaaagattttatttatttatttgagagagagagaatgagagacagagagcacgagagggaagagggtcagagggagaagcagactctccgccgagcggggagcccgatgtgggactcgatcccgggactccaggatcacgacctgagccgaaggcagtcacttaaccaactgagccacccaggcgccccaaaattggGCTATGATTAACTTTAATTTAGAATTGGCTGTGATCTCATGGAAACACTTGTGCCTTCACTGAGATGCT is a window of Zalophus californianus isolate mZalCal1 chromosome 1, mZalCal1.pri.v2, whole genome shotgun sequence DNA encoding:
- the SH2D3A gene encoding SH2 domain-containing protein 3A isoform X1 is translated as MQVQQDGEDFASQPWYHGPLSRQKAEALLQQDGDFLVRASRSQGGHPVISCRWQGSALHFEVLRVALRPRPGRPTALFQLEDERFPSLPSLVRSYVTGQRPLSQATGAVASRPVIRQGPIRRSFSEDTLLGSPARIELPRARKRSDSQPAGLDHMGRSREDHPGPGDSAVPICALPRMGSDPMLLKTPASLGCVIDSLRASDGQLHAKAPTKPPRTPSLLLHDASGRPPTYCELVPRVPSAQGTPPGHGSPETEAPPWWEANKEEEEENRSFARPKAEVSFWPPNNPFCLLGPQNRPLEPKVLSTLRDLFLEHHPGSTALHLLLVDCQATGLLGVTKAQRGAMGVASGLELLTLPHGHRLRLELLERHEALALAGALAVLGCAGPLEERAATLRGLVELALALRPGAAGDLPGLAAVMGALLMPQVSRLERTWRQLRRSHTEAALAFEQELKPLMRALDEGAGPCEPGEVALPHVVPAVRLLEGEELPGPLDESCERLLRTLHRARQMARDAPKFREAAARRLRGFRPNPQLREALTTGFVQRLLWGSRGVGAPQATRLEKFQRVLSVLSQRLEPDV
- the SH2D3A gene encoding SH2 domain-containing protein 3A isoform X2, whose protein sequence is MQVQQDGEDFASQPWYHGPLSRQKAEALLQQDGDFLVRASRSQGGHPVISCRWQGSALHFEVLRVALRPRPGRPTALFQLEDERFPSLPSLVRSYVTGQRPLSQATGAVASRPVIRQGPIRRSFSEDTLLGSPARIELPRARKRSDSQPAGLDHMGRSREDHPGPGDSAVPICALPRMGSDPMLLKTPASLGCVIDSLRASDGQLHAKAPTKPPRTPSLLLHDASGRPPTYCELVPRVPSAQGTPPGHGSPETEAPPWWEANKEEEEENRSFARPKAEVSFWPPNNPFCLLGPQNRPLEPKVLSTLRDLFLEHHPGSTALHLLLVDCQATGLLGVTKAQRGAMGVASGLELLTLPHGHRLRLELLERHEALALAGALAVLGCAGPLEERAATLRGLVELALALRPGAAGDLPGLAAVMGALLMPQVSRLERTWRQLRRSHTEAALAFEQELKPLMRALDEGAGPCEPGEVALPHVVPAVRLLEGEELPGPLDESCERLLRTLHRARQMARDAPKFREAAARRLREAPLGKPRRGGAASHTSREVPARPQCPFAAP